The Mytilus galloprovincialis chromosome 7, xbMytGall1.hap1.1, whole genome shotgun sequence genome has a window encoding:
- the LOC143082207 gene encoding glutathione S-transferase A-like produces the protein MSRLSRRFLILSYRSLNTSVLSRKYRHTMAENMFLYWGSGSVPCWKAMIALEEKGFSGYKNKLISFDNNEMKGEDVLKLNPRGEVPTFTDGDVVVNESSAICEYLESTYKDKGTQLIPSGTKQRALVLQRMNEAMANLMHKMLLDYIYEFMETKEESMNPDNVARKAQTLKDELNRWNDYLGKTGAYLAGPDFTMADVYFFPFIGFGVRVGLNLDSFPNIKSYYERLSSRPSIKASWPPHWKQSPGSFKPLTGKM, from the exons ATGTCCCGCCTTTCCAGACGTTTCTTAATCTTGTCCTATCGATCGTTGAACACTTCTGTTTTATCACGTAAATACAGACACACAATGGCTGAGAATATGTTTCTGTACTGGGGTTCTGGTAGTGTTCCGTGTTGGAAAGCAATGATAGCTTTGGAAGAGAAAGGATTTAGTGGATATAAGaataaattaatttcatttgaCAACAATGAAATGAAAGGAGAAGACGTCCTAAAACTTAACCCTAGAGGAGAG GTACCGACGTTTACAGACGGAGATGTGGTCGTTAATGAGTCTAGTGCAATATGTGAATATCTTGAG AGCACTTATAAAGATAAAGGGACACAACTCATACCATCCGGTACAAAACAGAGGGCGCTTGTTCTACAAAGGATGAATGAG GCTATGGCTAACTTAATGCACAAAATGTTGTTGGATTATATCTATGAATTTATGGAGACGAAAGAAGAAAGTATGAATCCG GATAATGTTGCAAGAAAGGCACAGACACTGAAAGACGAACTCAATCGCTGGAATGATTACTTGGGGAag ACTGGCGCTTATCTCGCAGGTCCTGACTTCACGATGGctgatgtatatttttttccttttattgGATTTGGTGTCCGTGTGGGACTGAATCTCGACAGTTTTCCCAACATTAAGTCGTATTATGAGAGACTCAGCTCTCGTCCTAGTATTAAAGCTTCATGGCCACCCCACTGGAAACAATCTCCAGGATCTTTCAAACCACTAACTGGCAAGATGTGA